The following coding sequences lie in one Glycine soja cultivar W05 chromosome 16, ASM419377v2, whole genome shotgun sequence genomic window:
- the LOC114391093 gene encoding pectinesterase inhibitor 2-like, translated as MAHVNAFDTIGQISYNIRKATNTQTKQRYNSCIMDYDDVLLSLTQAKQSYNSGNYAALKSNGITVIEDVKDCDTKAYDLPQLRMNNQYLVDVSMIIMILADFLAGKF; from the coding sequence ATGGCTCATGTTAATGCTTTTGATACTATCGGCCAAATTAGCTATAACATTAGAAAAGCTACAAACACTCAAACGAAACAACGTTATAATTCATGCATTATGGATTATGACGATGTGTTGCTTTCCCTTACACAGGCTAAACAGTCTTACAATTCTGGAAATTATGCCGCATTGAAATCCAATGGCATAACTGTGATAGAAGATGTTAAAGATTGTGACACAAAGGCTTATGATTTACCCCAACTCCGAATGAATAACCAGTATTTGGTAGATGTCAGCATGATCATTATGATTCTAGCTGATTTTCTAGCCGGgaaattttaa